AGAATACTGAAAATGCGGTAAAAACCGTAAAGGCCATAGCGGGAATGGCAAAGGATGGCAAGCTGCCACAGGGTTTCAAACTGAAATCCATAAACGCGGTTAGCGGCGAGAACAGGGCATTCTGTACCTGGGAAGCGCCAAGCAGAAAAGCGCTCGCCGATCTCGTGGCACAGGTAAGACCACCCACTGAAGTTACGATCTTTGAACTTCAGAAAATGTACTGAGGCGAAACAAAATGCAAAAGAATGTTGGTCCTGCTGACAGGGGGGTCAGGATCGTGGCAGGACTGCTTTTACTCGCGGCCATTTTCTACACTGGTGGCCTGTTGCAGATACTTGTGGCAGTCATAGGTCTGATTGCTCTTGTTACAGGTCTAAGCGGCTACTGCGTGCTTTATTCAATAGCCGGTATAAACAGGGTCGGAAAAAACACCCAGTGAGCGATCGCCTGAGGTAAACATCAGTAAACTGTTTAATCTGACAGGCAGAAATCAGCTGCCTGTTAATATTTGCAGCAGTGTCTGCGTCAGAGTCGTTCTATACCCGGTTTTCCGCTGATGCTGAATTCGATGGCGTCGGTTATTGCCATTGCTCCGCTTATAGTTGTTACAAGCGGTATATTCGTCTCGACTGCGAGTCGCCTCATCATTGCACCGTCCCGGAGGCTTCCGGAACTTACCCTGGGGGTATTGATGACAAGAGATACCTTGCCGGAGCGCATCAGTCCCAGAGCGTCAGGCTTGAGATTCTCTGATATCCTGTACGCCCTGGTGGCTCCGACGCCGTTGGCTTCAAGAAATTCCTGGGTTCCCCTGGTGGCAAAGATGCCGAAGCCCATTTCTGCCAGCTTCCTTGCCACCGGGAGGAGTTTTCTCTTGTCTTCATCTCTCACGGTCAGGTAAACCGATCCTGCGGCAGGCAATTTCATTCCGGCGGATGTGAATGCCTTCCAGTATGCTTCGGCGTATGTCCTCCCGATGCCCATTACTTCGCCGGTACTCTTCATTTCAGGACCTAGGACGCTGTCAACGCCTCTGAGTTTCAGAAACGGGAAAACGGAGACCTTCACTGCAATTCTGCCAACCCGTTTCGCGTTCAGATCGAATTCATCGAGTGAGTGGCCAAGGATTACCTTCGTGGCAATTTTGGAAAGAGGTATTCCGGTTGCCTTGGACACGAAGGGGATGGTGCGGCTTCCTCTCGGATTTGCCTCAAGGACTGAAACCTTGCCATCCCTCACGGCAAACTGGTAATTTGCCAGTCCCCTCACATTTAATGCAGAGGTTAGTATTTCAGTCTGCCTTTCGATTTCTCTCAGCTCCTGCTCATGCAAAGTGTGCGGAGGCAGGACCATCGTGGCATCTCCGGAGTGAACACCGGCCTGCTCCACATGCTCCATTATACCTGCTATAAAGCACCTGCTGCCGTCGGAAATAACGTCCACGTCTACCTCCACAGCATCTGAAAGATATCTTTCAAGCAGAAGGCTGTTGCCGCCTCCCATCTTAATTCCATCGAGATACCACTCAAGCTGTTCGTCGTCGTTTACGATTTCCATTCCCCTGCCGCCTATTATATGCGATGGGCGCAGAATGATGGGATATCCGAGTTTTCCGGCGGCCCTGATTGCGTCTGTTCTTGAAGTGACTGAAAGGGAATCCGGCTGCTCCAGACCGAGTTTTCTGACAAAATCAGAGAAATTCTTTCTGTCGCCTGCCAGAGAAAGAGATTCCGGCGGCGTTCCGAGTATTCTGACACGGCTGTCGCCGCTGAGCGACATGGCTGCGTTTAGCGCAGTCTGTCCTCCGAACTGTGTCATTATGCCAAACGGCTTTTCTCTCTCAACCACTGCCAGTATATCCTCGGAGGTAAGCGGCTCGAAATAAAGCCTGCTGCTCAGATCGAAGTCCGTTGAGACGGTCTCCGGATTGTTATTTATTATAACAGCATCGTAATTTTCTTCCCTTGTCGATATGGCAGCGTGTACGCAGCAGTAATCAAACTCTATGCCCTGCC
This genomic interval from Candidatus Sysuiplasma jiujiangense contains the following:
- a CDS encoding DUF2892 domain-containing protein, with the translated sequence MQKNVGPADRGVRIVAGLLLLAAIFYTGGLLQILVAVIGLIALVTGLSGYCVLYSIAGINRVGKNTQ